AGTGATGTAACCTGCGTCTTCTAAGTTTGTATATTCATCTAACCAGCGGATAAATAATCCAGCCATAAATCGGAGGGTGACAATCCCAATGGTTGTACCTGTGATTACTAACCATATTTCTTGAGAAACGGCGATCGCTGTGGTGACACTATCCAAGGAAAAGGCTAAATCTGTAAAGGCAATTACGGGTATAGCTTGCCACAGAGATTTAAAACGTGGTCTATGATGGTGATTGTTTTCATCTTCTTGGGAACTGAAGTGCTGGAAGACCAGCCACAACAGATAAGCAGCACCCAATAGTTCAAATTGCCAAAATTTCTGTACCCAGGTAGCTGTTAACAGTAGGGTAATGCGGAGAACATAAGCGAAGATTAACCCAATATTTAGGGCTTGACGTTCTAGTTTCTTGTCTTCTAGTCCTTGGGCGATCGCAGCGAGAGCGATCGCATTATCAGCCGACAGTACCGCTTCTAAAATCACTAATATTAAGAGGACTATAGAAGCTTCAACACTGAAATGAAAATTTAAGTAATCAAATATTTGGTCTAACATTCCAATTTCTCAGGCAAAAATTCAGAATCTACAGGATATGGGATTTAGAGGTTTTTATTGTCGAAACTACAATAA
The DNA window shown above is from Anabaena sp. WA102 and carries:
- a CDS encoding TerC family protein, which codes for MLDQIFDYLNFHFSVEASIVLLILVILEAVLSADNAIALAAIAQGLEDKKLERQALNIGLIFAYVLRITLLLTATWVQKFWQFELLGAAYLLWLVFQHFSSQEDENNHHHRPRFKSLWQAIPVIAFTDLAFSLDSVTTAIAVSQEIWLVITGTTIGIVTLRFMAGLFIRWLDEYTNLEDAGYITVAFVGLRLLLKVINDDLVPPEWLVVTAIGIILAWGFSKRNVVELAPEEKEKAEVSEVTK